Part of the Thermodesulfobacteriota bacterium genome, ATAAAGGGTCACATTCAGGTTGTAGTCGTTTTCTTTAATCTTTTCTTTGTCAATGATTTTGGAAAAACCATCTTTTTCTTCGAATTCTTCATATGCTTTTACAATTTTATCTATATGATTATTTCCTAGTTGATTAAGTTTTCTGACTTCGGGGTGCTGCTGGAAATCTTTGCTTGCGTTTATGAATAGAATTTTTTCTTTTCTCTCATCTGTTTTGTTCTTGTTGAGAATTATTATTGCTCCTGGCGCGCCCGTGTTATAGAAGAGCTTTTCGGGAAGTAAGATGATAGCCTCAATTAAATCTGAATTTACAATACTCGTTCTTATTACCTTTTCTTTACCGCCCCTGAATAGACAGCCATTGTCTATTACAACACCGACCCTTCCATTTTTTTCATCTGCTGACGCTAACATGTGCTGAATCCAGGCCCAATCTGCAGATTGCTTCGGTGTAAATCCACTCTTAAACCTTTGTTTCCAGAACTCTCCTTTTTTAAGAATGTTCTCTTCATAACCATCCTGGTTCCAGGGGGGATTAGCTATTACGACATCAAATTTCTTAATATTTTCCCCTTCAGTTCGACTGAGCTCACCACTAGCCTTGAATTTGGGATAAAGTAGCGTGTCTCCAAGCAAAAGCTGAGCATTTCTTATATCGTGGATATATAAGTTCATTTTTGCCAGGGCAAGAGTTCTGTGATTAGCTTCCTGTCCATAGAGAAAAAGTTTCTCGGCTTCACTTTTGCCGTTTTTATTTTTAATGTGATCGTAGGAAGTTATTATCATCCCACCTGAACCACAGGCAGGATCACAAACACTTTCTCCGGGTTTTGGACTAAGAATTTCAACAATAAGTTTTATTACTTCTCTCGGTGTATAGACCTCCCCTTCTTTTGCCTTTTGTGGCGCAAAGTATCTTAAAAGCCACTCGTATGCATCACCGAGGATATCAGGTGATACATGCTGAAGGGGTTTAGCACTAAACAATTCAACCAGTTGTCTTAATATTTCTGCATTTTCGCTAGAAGATGTAAATTGAACGAAATCAACGTTTTCGAATACGTCTTTTAGCTCGGGATTTCTCTCAGCAAGATTCTTCATAGCCTTGGAAAAGTTTTCGGGAAGTCTTGCAGGGTCTTTCCTGATTTCATCCCAAAGCAGTTCTTTTGAAATATCAAAGTCGTGATAGATAGAATTTTGCGCTTCTTCTGTAGCTTCCTCTTCACTCAGCCCATCTTCAAGCGCTTCTTTGTAAGCGTGTTCAAATTCCATCTCCCACTTGTCGCTTATCCTTTTATAGAAGAGAAGGAGAAGGATAAAACTGTAATCCACTCTCGTTCGAATAAGGTCTGCTGCGCCCTTTAGGAGGGTTTCGAGGTCGGCCCTTGTTAATTGCCTTTTAGCTTTTAATTCCTTAAATAACTCGTTTTGTTTATCTATGAGGGTGTAAATTCGTTTCCTGGCATCGGTAGGATCAAAATCTACCTTTATCAAGCCGCTCTTTCGTAGTTCAGAAAGAATTACATTTATTTGGTCTTCACTATCCTCAAAATTTTTATTTAAGATATTTGCAGCTTGATCGAAACGGAAGGTAGAATCTTTATATGTTCTCCATAAGGCTTCATATCTTTTCTCTAGCCAGGAAGTAACCATAAGCCATCTCCTTTGAGAAAATTAGATAAGTAATCATCCATTAACTTATACAATAAGCTTCTTGTTAAGATTTGTCAATATAATTTTTATTTTGCTATATAAGCAAGGTGATACACGGTGCCAGACTAGAATAATTGATGTTAAAAAGTATATTTAAAGCTTAATATTTCGCTAGTTCCGTGAACTATTGCATATAATATGCACTATTCAGAAGGAAACATAATTATAAGTAATTAGTGGACGTAATGGCTTTATCCTCCGCTAATAAAATTAGGAACAGATACTTAGCTATTCCTTATCCACACTTCGACTAGGCCCTTCGACGCGGAAAGGTAATCGGTGTGAGCAGCTTTTATACAGGCCAAACCGAACGATCATCTACGTTGTCCAGTCAAGTTAATCCTGAATCCCGAGAAATTTAGCGACAGACAATATGTTTTTACTTATAACAAAATAGGATTTCTTCTGATTCTTTTGTAGTATCTATTTCTCTTCTTAAATAATTTTTCCAAAACCTCGATATTGCTGTCTCTATAGTCATAAACCTTCTTGATCTTACCTTCTCCCCGTTGAATTCTGCCAATATACTGAATAAGCTTTCCCTCGAATGAAAAAGGAAATACAAGAAAAAGACAATCTAGATTATTTATATCACTCCCCTCACCTAGAAGTTGACCAGTTGCAATAAGCACTTGAAAGTGTCCTTCATGAATACGTTTTTCATATTCGTTTCTTTTCTTTGGAGTCATGCCTCCAGTAAAACTGACTATTTCGAAATCCCTTTTTAGGTAAAAGTTTAAGATGTCAACGTGTTCCTTCCTCTCGGTTAAGACGAGACATCTATTACCTTTTTTCACTTCTTGAACTATGTCATTAACAATTATTG contains:
- a CDS encoding class I SAM-dependent DNA methyltransferase; protein product: MVTSWLEKRYEALWRTYKDSTFRFDQAANILNKNFEDSEDQINVILSELRKSGLIKVDFDPTDARKRIYTLIDKQNELFKELKAKRQLTRADLETLLKGAADLIRTRVDYSFILLLLFYKRISDKWEMEFEHAYKEALEDGLSEEEATEEAQNSIYHDFDISKELLWDEIRKDPARLPENFSKAMKNLAERNPELKDVFENVDFVQFTSSSENAEILRQLVELFSAKPLQHVSPDILGDAYEWLLRYFAPQKAKEGEVYTPREVIKLIVEILSPKPGESVCDPACGSGGMIITSYDHIKNKNGKSEAEKLFLYGQEANHRTLALAKMNLYIHDIRNAQLLLGDTLLYPKFKASGELSRTEGENIKKFDVVIANPPWNQDGYEENILKKGEFWKQRFKSGFTPKQSADWAWIQHMLASADEKNGRVGVVIDNGCLFRGGKEKVIRTSIVNSDLIEAIILLPEKLFYNTGAPGAIIILNKNKTDERKEKILFINASKDFQQHPEVRKLNQLGNNHIDKIVKAYEEFEEKDGFSKIIDKEKIKENDYNLNVTLYVFPEEETEEIDVEQEWKEIRRIEDELADVGRSIEGYLEELK